The window AATTCATGCCCTGATAGACCCAGTCGCGCCCTTCGGCCTCGGCGAGAGCATCGACATCGAGGATCGTCTCCCAGGTCGGATTATCGGTCCGCCAGCTTTCCAGTGTGGTGCGGCGAACAATGCCCTTGGGATTATCGGCATCCTGCCAGAAATTGACCATGCCATAATGCGTGAAGCTGACGCCGGGGATGCGGTCATCGGCATTGTAGATGGCGAGGGCTTCTTCTCGCAGTTCTTCAAACCGTGGATCGGTTTGCAGCGCGGCGATGGTAAGCTCATTCTCATTTTCAACCCATGCCATGGCGCGGTCGCTGCGGGTTTCTTCCAGCCAGATGAAGGGATCGTTTTCGGCTTCGAATTCGGTATTCGCCACTGTGTCGGCATCCTGTGCGAGTGCTGGTCCGGACATTGTCATGCCGGCTGCCAGGGCAAGAGAAAGGGCGATGGCCCGTGTGGAAACGCTTTTCATGATTTTCTCCCGGGAGTCGGATTTATGACGCGGACTGTTTCACTCCGGCGCGCGACGATCAAGGCGTTTTATGGGCGGTACTGCCTGTTACGAGAGGACTGCGCGGAACATGCCGTTTGCAGATCGGTTGATTGGACAAACGGAGTAACACGTCATGCTGAAGAAAATAGCCATCGCCGCCGCTGGTCTTGGCGTCCTAGTCGCCGGAAGCGCGTTCGCTTATGATCGATATATGGAAAGCATCGAAGGCCCCGAATATACCGTGCTGCGCAGCGATGGTGACATCGAATTGCGCGAATATGCGCCGATCATCGTTGCCGAAGTGTGGAGCGAAGGGACGCGAGAGCAGGCAAACGGGCAGGGCTTTCGCCGCCTGGCCGCCTATATCTTCGCCGAGGATCGCGGCGGTGAGGAGATCGCGATGACCTCTCCGGTGATGCAGGATGCAGAGGAACGGGAAGAGATCGCGATGACATCGCCTGTCATGCAGGATGCGGGGGGCGAGGGCCGCTGGCGCACGCGTTTCGTAATGCCCGCCGAATACACGTTGGAGACGCTGCCACCCGCGCCGGATGATATCACGCTTACCGAAGTTCCGGCTCGCCGCATGGCGGTGGTGCAATTCTCCGGCAATGCGCGCAACGCCGACTTGGCTGAGCGCGAGGAGCAATTGCGCAATTGGATGGCAGAGAACGGCTTGGAGGCAGCACGGGGCGCCGAATATGCCTTCTACGATCCGCCTTCGGTGCCCGGCGTCATGCGCCGCAATGAAGTGATGATCCCGGTCGAATAAGTTCGGATCGTCAGGACACAAAAAAGGGCGCCGCAGAGGGCGCCCTTTTCGTATCAGATGCGAGAAGCGATTAGGCTTCGACGTGCTCGGCTAGAACCGTGAGGCCCTTTTCGCCGACTTCGGCAAAGCCGCCTTTGACCACGATGCTCTCAGGCTCGGCGCCCTCGGTCTTGTAGACCTGCACCGCGCCGTCCCGGATGGTCGACATGAAAGGTGCGTGGCCTTCCAGCACGCCAAACTCGCCTTCGCTGCCGGGCACGACCACCATGTGGACGTCTTCCGAACGGACGAGCTTGCTCGGCGTGACGAGTTCGAAGTGCAGTGCCATCGTCCTTAGGCGTCCTCAGCCATCTTCTTGGCCTTCTCGACAGCTTCGTCGATGCCGCCGACCATGTAGAAGGCAGCTTCCGGCAGGTGGTCGTACTCGCCTTCGACGACGGCCTTGAACGACTTCACCGTGTCTTCCAGCTGCACGAACTTGCCCGGGATGTTGGTGAAGACCTCGGCAACGTGGAACGGCTGCGAGAGGAACTTCTGGATCTTGCGGGCACGCGCCACGGTGAGCTTATCTTCTTCCGAAAGCTCATCCATGCCGAGAATGGCGATGATGTCCTGCAGGCTCTTGTACTTCTGCAGGATTTCCTGGACGCGGCGAGCGGTGTCGTAGTGCTCCTGGCCGACGACGCGCGGTTCGAGAACGCGGCTGGTCGAGTCCAGCGGGTCCACTGCCGGGTAGATGCCCAGCTCCGAAATGGCGCGGTTCAGCGTGGTCGTTGCGTCAAGGTGAGCAAACGAGGTTGCAGGCGCCGGGTCGGTCAAGTCGTCCGCAGGCACGTAAATAGCCTGCACCGAGGTGATCGAGCCCTTGGTGGTCGAGGTAATGCGTTCCTGCAAATTGCCCATGTCGGTCGACAGGGTTGGCTGGTAGCCCACAGCCGAAGGAATACGGCCAAGCAGCGCGGACACTTCCGAACCTGCCTGGGTGAAGCGGAAGATGTTGTCGACGAAGAACAGCACGTCCTGGCCTTCCTGGTCGCGGAAGTATTCGGCCATGGTCAGGCCGGAGAGAGCAACGCGGGCACGCGCGCCCGGAGGCTCGTTCATCTGGCCGAAGACGAGGGCAACCTTCGAGCCTTCGGAGATGGCGTTGCCATCGTCATCCTTGGCGATAACGCCGGCGTCGAGGAATTCGTGGTAGAGGTCGTTACCTTCACGGGTACGCTCACCCACACCGGCGAACACGGACACACCACCGTGACCCTTTGCGATGTTGTTGATGAGCTCCTGAATGAGCACCGTCTTGCCCACGCCGGCGCCGCCGAACAGGCCGATCTTACCGCCCTTTGCGTAAGGTGCGAGCAGGTCGATCACCTTGATGCCGGTCACCAGAATGTCGGCTTCGGTCGACTGGTCGACGAAGGCCGGTGCTTCTGCGTGGATCGGCGAGGTCATGTCGGCGCCGATGGGGCCGCGCT is drawn from Aurantiacibacter sp. MUD61 and contains these coding sequences:
- a CDS encoding SOUL family heme-binding protein → MLKKIAIAAAGLGVLVAGSAFAYDRYMESIEGPEYTVLRSDGDIELREYAPIIVAEVWSEGTREQANGQGFRRLAAYIFAEDRGGEEIAMTSPVMQDAEEREEIAMTSPVMQDAGGEGRWRTRFVMPAEYTLETLPPAPDDITLTEVPARRMAVVQFSGNARNADLAEREEQLRNWMAENGLEAARGAEYAFYDPPSVPGVMRRNEVMIPVE
- a CDS encoding ATP synthase F1 subunit epsilon — protein: MALHFELVTPSKLVRSEDVHMVVVPGSEGEFGVLEGHAPFMSTIRDGAVQVYKTEGAEPESIVVKGGFAEVGEKGLTVLAEHVEA
- the atpD gene encoding F0F1 ATP synthase subunit beta, which codes for MATAPALNQTTNGTIAQVIGAVVDVAFEGELPPILSALETKNGDQTLVLEVAQHLGENTVRTIAMDGTDGLTRGQEVINTGAQISVPVGPKTLGRIMNVVGEPIDERGPIGADMTSPIHAEAPAFVDQSTEADILVTGIKVIDLLAPYAKGGKIGLFGGAGVGKTVLIQELINNIAKGHGGVSVFAGVGERTREGNDLYHEFLDAGVIAKDDDGNAISEGSKVALVFGQMNEPPGARARVALSGLTMAEYFRDQEGQDVLFFVDNIFRFTQAGSEVSALLGRIPSAVGYQPTLSTDMGNLQERITSTTKGSITSVQAIYVPADDLTDPAPATSFAHLDATTTLNRAISELGIYPAVDPLDSTSRVLEPRVVGQEHYDTARRVQEILQKYKSLQDIIAILGMDELSEEDKLTVARARKIQKFLSQPFHVAEVFTNIPGKFVQLEDTVKSFKAVVEGEYDHLPEAAFYMVGGIDEAVEKAKKMAEDA